In one Deltaproteobacteria bacterium genomic region, the following are encoded:
- a CDS encoding response regulator: MVNNLNDYVGWVASMEAKAANIYRKLALTATDDEDMVAFARKLSEEEEWHYRAIRSVDKEIINIVARKENSSLIDNKAIRRIESALEELEEVVDSGDLSIEDLLESILSLELSELNTVFIEVVDLFTEYKVELQALRSHVRRHQNSIEAFAGKRGIAKKKEPKRGEDMDPAGNSILIIEDESAIRDILVLALKKFGTVETAPNGMEALCMVKKKHYDLIFSDIDMPVMTGIEFYNSFISADPYLNRRILFFSGAIGSDERDFINKNNMKCLEKPSTLAEIRERALNILEREPEK, encoded by the coding sequence TTGGTAAATAATTTGAATGACTATGTGGGCTGGGTTGCTTCTATGGAGGCAAAGGCGGCCAATATTTACAGGAAGTTGGCCCTTACCGCTACCGATGATGAAGACATGGTAGCCTTTGCCAGAAAACTATCTGAAGAGGAGGAGTGGCACTACAGGGCGATAAGAAGTGTGGACAAGGAAATTATCAATATTGTTGCCAGGAAAGAGAATTCCAGCCTCATAGATAATAAGGCAATAAGGCGTATTGAAAGCGCTCTTGAAGAACTGGAAGAAGTGGTTGATTCGGGAGATCTTTCTATTGAAGATCTTCTGGAAAGCATTCTTTCTCTTGAACTCTCAGAACTGAACACTGTTTTTATAGAGGTTGTTGATCTCTTTACGGAATATAAAGTGGAATTGCAAGCCCTCAGGTCTCATGTAAGAAGGCATCAAAACAGTATCGAGGCCTTTGCCGGTAAGAGGGGTATTGCAAAAAAGAAAGAGCCTAAAAGGGGGGAAGATATGGATCCGGCAGGTAATTCTATTCTTATTATAGAAGATGAAAGTGCTATAAGGGATATTCTGGTACTGGCTCTTAAAAAGTTTGGTACTGTTGAAACGGCGCCAAATGGGATGGAAGCGCTATGTATGGTAAAAAAGAAGCATTATGATCTTATCTTTTCAGATATTGACATGCCCGTCATGACAGGCATAGAATTTTACAATTCATTTATCAGTGCCGATCCTTATTTAAACAGGCGGATTCTCTTTTTTTCCGGAGCTATCGGTAGTGATGAAAGAGATTTTATTAATAAAAATAATATGAAATGTCTTGAAAAGCCGTCGACACTGGCTGAGATCAGGGAAAGGGCACTAAATATATTAGAGAGGGAGCCTGAGAAGTAG
- a CDS encoding PepSY domain-containing protein, producing the protein MKRRLFLLIATITLLFPTSSLLGEEKGSILPLSDILTLATTKVPGKVIKAELKQGLYEVNIITKEGKEEKVYIDAIEGKVIEKAGLSLDEATKVALERVPGEVIKVEFERGKYEFKIRTSKGEKKEVYIDSRSGKVLKVENDDY; encoded by the coding sequence ATGAAAAGAAGATTATTTTTATTAATAGCAACCATTACCCTGCTCTTCCCAACAAGCAGCCTTTTGGGAGAAGAAAAAGGATCAATATTACCTTTAAGCGACATTTTGACACTGGCAACGACTAAAGTGCCGGGCAAGGTTATTAAGGCAGAGCTTAAGCAGGGTCTCTATGAGGTAAACATCATCACAAAAGAGGGAAAGGAAGAAAAGGTCTACATCGATGCCATAGAGGGAAAGGTTATTGAAAAAGCAGGTCTATCCCTTGATGAAGCAACTAAAGTCGCTCTTGAGAGGGTGCCTGGAGAAGTAATAAAGGTTGAATTTGAAAGAGGTAAGTATGAATTTAAGATAAGAACATCAAAAGGAGAAAAAAAGGAAGTCTATATCGATTCCCGAAGCGGTAAAGTTCTGAAAGTTGAAAACGATGATTATTAA
- a CDS encoding cytochrome c3 family protein: protein MKKSYSFYMMIGALVASLLILLGMKYPAPLYSPGDVIEKHSKLRCKDCHAPFKRVPAESCFAADCHSKSIGKKDAIKDLHEKLKKEDCLVCHTDHKGRKGKVTHQFDHKQLPTKARCKDCHVTEGEKAHKGKYGNDCRSCHTTKNWKEITFKHEKVRAIACADCHKGAGEKAHPGKYGNACKGCHTTKDWKAITFSHDKVSATPCVDCHRSAADKAHPRKYGDACENCHNTKNWKKITFSHKNVTATPCADCHKGPKDELHTTAGNDCKACHSTKKWKPATIDHDRYFPLDKEHRVACNKCHETKNYKVYTCMNCHVHATRGIISEHREEGIREYRDCLRCHRVYMKGRTYGTDKTGENESMIDDDYRKGRRGKGDHDDDDDDDDHKDRRGIFRKWFGDNDDDDDDD, encoded by the coding sequence ATGAAAAAGAGTTATTCATTCTATATGATGATCGGGGCATTGGTAGCGTCTCTACTCATTCTGCTTGGCATGAAGTACCCTGCCCCCCTCTACTCTCCGGGAGATGTTATCGAAAAGCATTCCAAGCTGAGATGTAAGGACTGCCATGCGCCTTTTAAGCGTGTTCCTGCTGAATCATGCTTCGCTGCTGATTGCCATAGTAAGAGTATCGGCAAAAAGGACGCTATAAAAGATTTACACGAAAAACTGAAAAAAGAAGATTGCCTCGTCTGCCATACGGACCATAAGGGACGTAAGGGAAAAGTAACTCATCAATTTGACCATAAACAGCTTCCAACAAAGGCCCGGTGTAAGGACTGTCATGTAACGGAAGGGGAAAAGGCGCATAAGGGTAAGTACGGTAATGATTGCCGTTCATGCCATACAACAAAGAACTGGAAGGAAATTACCTTCAAGCATGAAAAAGTAAGAGCTATAGCTTGCGCAGACTGCCACAAAGGGGCAGGAGAAAAAGCACATCCCGGTAAATATGGTAACGCCTGCAAAGGATGTCATACCACAAAAGACTGGAAGGCCATTACTTTCAGTCATGACAAGGTAAGTGCTACTCCCTGCGTTGATTGTCACAGGTCGGCAGCAGACAAAGCACACCCCCGCAAATACGGCGATGCTTGCGAAAATTGCCACAATACCAAGAATTGGAAGAAGATCACTTTCAGCCACAAAAATGTCACGGCTACACCTTGTGCGGACTGTCACAAAGGACCGAAAGATGAGCTTCACACCACCGCTGGAAATGACTGCAAAGCCTGTCACAGCACGAAAAAGTGGAAACCGGCCACCATCGATCACGACAGATACTTCCCGCTCGACAAAGAGCACAGGGTGGCCTGTAACAAATGCCACGAAACAAAGAACTACAAAGTCTATACCTGCATGAACTGTCATGTCCATGCCACCAGGGGAATTATTTCGGAACACCGTGAAGAAGGAATAAGAGAATATCGTGACTGTTTGAGATGCCACAGGGTCTATATGAAAGGGCGTACCTACGGTACCGATAAAACCGGTGAAAATGAAAGCATGATTGATGATGACTACCGTAAAGGCCGCAGGGGAAAAGGTGATCATGACGACGACGATGATGACGATGACCATAAAGACCGCAGAGGCATATTCAGGAAATGGTTCGGCGACAATGATGATGACGATGATGATGATTAA
- a CDS encoding cytochrome b/b6 domain-containing protein codes for MNDNSREIKRFREYKVWDRTTRWFHWINFLSVLGLIAVGTVILYNKKLGISTDGKILLKTIHVYIGYIFCINLTWRLVWGFIGNRYARFKAILPGGKGYMCALGEYAKGFISGDAPGWLGHNPIGRLMVAVLLALLLIQGGTGLIIAGTDIYYPPIGNKMKEWIAKDQSKLDLIKPYSKENVDAAKYKEMKKFRSPYIWTHKNLYYALLILIAIHIAAAVVSDMRERNGIISAMFSGRKFFKEKPVDAEEE; via the coding sequence ATGAATGATAACAGCAGAGAAATTAAAAGATTTAGGGAATACAAGGTTTGGGACAGGACGACACGCTGGTTTCACTGGATAAACTTCTTAAGCGTACTCGGGCTCATAGCTGTGGGAACAGTCATTCTTTATAACAAGAAGCTCGGCATCAGCACCGACGGTAAGATACTGCTAAAGACGATACACGTATACATAGGCTATATATTCTGCATAAACCTGACCTGGCGTCTCGTCTGGGGTTTCATTGGAAACCGCTATGCCCGGTTTAAAGCTATTCTTCCGGGAGGCAAAGGTTATATGTGTGCTCTTGGTGAATATGCAAAGGGATTCATTTCAGGAGATGCTCCGGGCTGGCTCGGCCATAATCCCATAGGCAGGCTCATGGTAGCGGTCCTTCTGGCCCTGCTCCTCATTCAGGGTGGCACAGGGCTCATTATTGCCGGAACAGATATCTACTACCCACCCATTGGAAACAAAATGAAGGAATGGATTGCCAAAGACCAGTCAAAGCTGGATCTCATAAAACCCTACTCAAAAGAGAATGTAGATGCAGCAAAATACAAGGAGATGAAGAAATTCAGATCACCCTACATCTGGACCCATAAAAACCTCTACTACGCACTTCTCATCCTCATAGCTATCCATATTGCAGCAGCAGTAGTATCGGATATGAGGGAAAGAAACGGCATCATTTCAGCCATGTTTTCAGGGAGGAAATTTTTTAAAGAAAAGCCTGTCGATGCGGAGGAAGAGTAA
- a CDS encoding diguanylate cyclase, with the protein MNHNPDVEIKSSSISVKNHLKVISLTFLFILLLIFGGYYYRCENLIKEQLLNQARAFFQEIVLTRDWIANHGGVYVKMREGIEVNPFLETIPGLKVVIRDEEGQKYTLKNPALVTREISELGQHERILKFHITSLTPLNSKNTPDSFEEESLNKFREGLKEVYIFEEKGDEHYFRYMAPLITKGACLKCHGFQGYQVGDIRGGISVSIPATKTYHELNENKVITFFTASAIFISVLIVIVSTSRKSLAKLHESQEKLYKLATRDSLTGVLNRREGFRRFSEELSRTKRTGDSLSLMMIDIDHFKSVNDNYGHQKGDDILKEVVSTILKTLRDYDLMMRYGGEEFALLLPSTAMEKAIEVAERARESIENMDSFSEVGLERITVSIGVSQLILDDTLDILISKADTALYIAKERGRNRVYTN; encoded by the coding sequence ATGAATCATAATCCTGATGTTGAAATAAAATCGTCTTCAATTTCTGTCAAGAATCATTTAAAAGTTATTTCTCTTACTTTTCTATTCATCTTACTCCTTATTTTCGGCGGCTATTATTACCGCTGTGAAAATTTAATCAAGGAACAGCTTTTAAACCAGGCCAGGGCCTTTTTCCAGGAAATTGTACTGACGCGGGACTGGATTGCCAATCATGGCGGCGTTTACGTAAAGATGAGAGAAGGTATTGAGGTCAACCCTTTTCTTGAGACCATTCCCGGTCTGAAGGTGGTAATCAGGGATGAAGAGGGACAAAAATATACCCTGAAAAATCCGGCTCTCGTTACAAGAGAAATTTCAGAACTGGGTCAGCATGAAAGAATCCTTAAATTTCATATAACAAGCCTGACACCGTTAAATTCTAAAAATACGCCTGATTCCTTTGAGGAAGAGAGCCTTAACAAGTTCAGAGAGGGCCTTAAAGAGGTTTATATATTTGAAGAGAAAGGTGATGAACATTATTTCCGGTATATGGCGCCTCTCATTACAAAAGGGGCCTGTTTAAAATGTCACGGCTTTCAGGGCTACCAGGTAGGTGACATCCGTGGAGGAATCAGCGTTTCCATTCCGGCCACAAAGACCTATCATGAGTTGAATGAAAATAAAGTTATTACTTTTTTCACCGCCAGCGCAATTTTTATTTCCGTGCTTATCGTCATTGTTTCCACTTCCAGGAAGAGCCTCGCCAAGCTCCATGAGAGCCAGGAAAAACTTTATAAACTTGCAACAAGAGATTCACTTACGGGTGTGCTGAACCGGAGAGAAGGCTTTCGCCGTTTCAGTGAAGAACTTTCCAGAACAAAGAGAACGGGAGATTCTCTTTCTCTCATGATGATAGATATCGACCATTTTAAAAGCGTTAATGATAACTACGGGCATCAGAAGGGAGATGATATTTTGAAAGAGGTCGTATCGACTATACTGAAGACGCTCAGAGATTATGACCTGATGATGAGATATGGTGGGGAAGAGTTTGCCCTTTTGCTTCCATCGACGGCAATGGAGAAAGCTATTGAAGTTGCTGAAAGGGCCAGGGAAAGCATTGAAAATATGGACAGCTTTTCTGAAGTTGGTCTTGAAAGAATAACAGTCAGCATCGGCGTTTCACAACTGATTCTCGATGATACGCTTGATATATTGATCTCAAAAGCTGATACGGCCCTCTATATTGCCAAGGAGAGAGGGCGTAACAGAGTTTATACGAATTAA
- a CDS encoding response regulator, with protein sequence MEPKQALLVDNSTQTRDIITKILIDAGYSVKFALNGKEGLTKLYNKNNFFDLVITEVNLPGTGGLNLIRMTRNELRHKKIPIIAMADNFEKQRVEECVKAGATDLLLKPFEPADLKKVIRLCSPP encoded by the coding sequence ATGGAACCCAAACAGGCCCTGCTGGTGGATAATTCTACCCAGACAAGAGATATTATTACCAAAATACTTATTGATGCCGGTTATAGCGTTAAATTTGCGCTTAATGGAAAAGAAGGTCTGACTAAACTTTACAACAAAAATAATTTCTTTGATCTCGTTATAACGGAAGTCAATCTACCCGGTACGGGCGGTCTCAATTTGATAAGAATGACAAGGAATGAATTGAGACACAAAAAAATCCCCATCATAGCCATGGCTGACAATTTTGAGAAACAAAGAGTAGAGGAGTGCGTTAAGGCAGGCGCAACGGATTTACTATTAAAGCCCTTTGAACCGGCTGACCTTAAAAAGGTCATCAGGTTATGCTCTCCCCCATAG
- a CDS encoding L,D-transpeptidase family protein: MRVIGTAIFIIFTSLVLAFQALSDTFTIDTELDRGAFAVKFQANIPDGRDVKEFTLYRSTNYLEVFGEGELIKYPVTVIKIAAEKAGNSYLDRYVAHNTAYYYKVKMVDTHGNVTWSNTSEVKVPDVNPEINGKVSILVDKVHYILEISDGSKMIKRYPIALGANPNDRKLHQDNATTPEGTYHIYGVKPQATYYRAYDINYPNAVDRARYRIWKERGLIKVRNGSIPTIGGSIQIHGMGIEKNWTWGCIAMRNRDIDELFENKHIGKGTTVTIIGKEVNRKDVEQWTENHGENMIRSIQEKLIKYNAGAIDGEFGFKTSLAIGRFQFERGLPLTCDVDSLTISEILNQL; encoded by the coding sequence ATGAGAGTCATTGGAACGGCCATATTTATCATTTTCACATCACTGGTGTTAGCATTCCAGGCTTTATCAGATACATTTACAATTGATACTGAACTGGACAGGGGCGCTTTTGCGGTAAAATTTCAAGCTAATATACCTGACGGAAGGGATGTAAAAGAATTTACCCTTTATCGAAGCACAAATTACCTGGAAGTATTTGGTGAAGGGGAATTAATTAAATATCCTGTTACGGTTATTAAAATAGCGGCGGAAAAAGCAGGGAATTCATACCTCGACAGGTATGTAGCGCATAATACTGCCTATTATTACAAGGTAAAGATGGTTGATACCCATGGGAATGTCACATGGAGTAATACCTCTGAAGTGAAAGTCCCCGACGTAAATCCCGAAATCAACGGCAAGGTATCAATACTGGTTGATAAAGTACATTACATTCTTGAAATCAGCGATGGCTCAAAGATGATAAAACGTTATCCCATCGCTCTTGGTGCAAATCCTAATGATCGCAAGCTGCACCAGGACAATGCGACGACACCCGAAGGAACTTACCACATCTACGGAGTGAAACCACAAGCGACATATTATCGGGCCTATGATATAAACTATCCAAATGCTGTGGATAGGGCAAGATACAGGATATGGAAAGAAAGAGGGTTAATAAAAGTACGAAACGGAAGTATTCCCACTATTGGCGGTTCCATACAGATACACGGAATGGGTATAGAAAAGAACTGGACCTGGGGCTGTATAGCCATGCGAAATAGAGATATTGATGAACTTTTTGAAAATAAACATATTGGAAAAGGGACGACGGTAACAATCATTGGTAAGGAAGTAAACCGGAAAGATGTTGAACAATGGACGGAAAACCATGGCGAAAATATGATCAGGTCCATTCAGGAGAAATTGATTAAATATAATGCAGGAGCCATAGATGGCGAGTTTGGCTTTAAAACCAGCCTGGCTATCGGACGTTTTCAATTTGAAAGGGGATTGCCGCTAACATGCGATGTTGATTCTCTTACGATAAGTGAAATTTTAAATCAACTTTAA
- the recQ gene encoding DNA helicase RecQ, which yields MNQKALEILKTTFGYPSFRGHQGEIINEIINGSDALVLMPTGGGKSLCYQIPSMLREGTGIVISPLISLMQDQVTALKESGVKAAFLNSTLSAKEAFHAEEQLVTGSLDLLYVAPERLMMPRMLQILDKSKISLFAIDEAHCVSQWGHDFRPEYLKLSILHEKYPLIPRIALTATADDTTRKDIIKRLSLEKAKLFISGFDRPNIRYRISSRQNPRDHLFRFIEDEHSGDAGIVYCLSRKRVEDTVRWLTKKGRTALPYHAGLSTDIRQANQDRFINEEGIIIVATIAFGMGIDKPNVRFVAHLNLPKSMEAYYQETGRAGRDGLPANAWMNYGLQDVIMLRQMMEMSEAEEKHRRIERHKLEAILGFCEMTSCRRQALLAYFGETMEEPCGNCDTCLSPVETWDGTEAARKAMSCIYRTDQRFGVNYIIDILLGKENERIRRFGHHNLSTFGIGADIESHQWRSIFRQLVAGSYLAVDMEGHGSLLLTEAARPILKGQEKLYLRKELKREKRAPRPSPKTRIFDPEERRFFELLRAARLSIAKNEGVPPYVIFHDMTLSEMVKHLPQNINEMRELSGVGEKKLAKYGEVFLKIIKEHCEE from the coding sequence ATGAATCAAAAAGCCCTTGAAATATTAAAAACTACCTTCGGTTATCCCTCTTTCAGGGGGCATCAGGGAGAGATCATCAATGAGATCATCAATGGTAGTGACGCCCTTGTACTTATGCCGACGGGGGGCGGCAAATCACTTTGCTATCAGATACCATCCATGTTAAGAGAAGGAACGGGGATCGTTATCTCACCTCTTATTTCACTTATGCAGGACCAGGTAACGGCATTAAAAGAATCAGGCGTAAAAGCCGCCTTTCTCAATTCGACCCTTTCTGCCAAAGAAGCCTTTCATGCCGAGGAGCAGCTTGTAACCGGCAGTCTCGATCTTCTCTATGTTGCGCCTGAACGTCTTATGATGCCGCGCATGCTCCAAATTCTTGATAAATCAAAAATTTCCCTCTTTGCCATTGATGAGGCCCACTGTGTCTCCCAATGGGGGCATGATTTCAGACCTGAATACCTGAAGCTCTCAATTCTTCATGAAAAATACCCCCTTATTCCCCGGATTGCCCTCACCGCAACGGCAGATGATACGACACGTAAAGATATTATTAAGCGGCTCTCCCTTGAAAAAGCAAAACTCTTTATAAGCGGTTTTGACCGCCCCAACATACGTTACCGGATCTCGAGCAGGCAAAATCCACGGGACCATCTATTTCGCTTCATTGAAGATGAACATAGCGGCGATGCAGGGATCGTTTATTGCCTTTCACGAAAAAGAGTGGAAGATACAGTCAGATGGCTTACGAAAAAGGGACGTACCGCCCTCCCCTACCACGCCGGTCTTTCAACTGATATACGCCAGGCCAACCAGGACCGCTTTATTAACGAGGAGGGAATCATCATTGTGGCAACAATCGCCTTCGGTATGGGTATCGACAAACCAAACGTCCGTTTTGTAGCTCACCTTAATCTCCCCAAAAGCATGGAAGCCTACTACCAGGAAACAGGCCGCGCCGGACGTGACGGACTGCCTGCCAATGCCTGGATGAACTACGGCCTGCAGGACGTCATAATGCTTCGCCAGATGATGGAAATGTCTGAAGCCGAGGAAAAGCACCGGCGAATAGAGCGGCATAAGCTGGAAGCAATACTCGGCTTTTGTGAAATGACTTCCTGCCGACGCCAGGCGCTGCTGGCATATTTCGGTGAAACAATGGAAGAACCCTGCGGCAACTGTGACACCTGTCTGTCTCCCGTTGAAACCTGGGATGGTACAGAGGCGGCCCGCAAGGCCATGTCCTGTATCTATCGCACTGACCAACGCTTCGGTGTTAACTACATTATCGATATTCTTCTTGGAAAAGAGAATGAACGAATAAGAAGATTCGGTCACCACAATTTGAGCACTTTCGGCATTGGTGCCGATATAGAATCTCACCAGTGGCGCTCCATCTTCCGGCAACTGGTAGCCGGAAGCTACCTTGCCGTCGATATGGAGGGACATGGCTCTCTGCTTTTAACAGAAGCAGCCCGGCCCATTTTAAAGGGGCAGGAAAAGCTTTATCTGAGAAAAGAGTTAAAACGTGAAAAAAGAGCGCCACGGCCATCCCCCAAAACACGTATATTTGACCCCGAAGAAAGACGCTTCTTTGAATTACTGCGGGCAGCACGGCTTTCTATTGCAAAAAATGAAGGTGTCCCCCCTTACGTCATATTTCACGACATGACCCTGTCCGAAATGGTTAAACATCTTCCTCAAAACATTAATGAGATGAGAGAGCTTTCCGGTGTCGGCGAAAAAAAACTGGCCAAGTACGGGGAGGTATTTTTAAAAATTATTAAGGAGCATTGTGAGGAATGA
- a CDS encoding nucleoside 2-deoxyribosyltransferase, with protein sequence MVRRRTVFTLIPKDEDFKEIYNDSIKETCNELGAKCERLDEALFDDASKCNTLSKISGADLVIAHMSGSNPDVAFKAGYAKGLNKKMILLSSKEGDIPQDLSDSKHIVYSGDVESLKKELEKEISESLEEKDKRDDEILWNKLMM encoded by the coding sequence ATGGTAAGAAGGAGAACAGTTTTTACGTTAATACCGAAAGATGAGGATTTTAAAGAGATTTACAATGACAGTATTAAGGAAACCTGCAATGAGCTTGGCGCAAAATGTGAGAGGTTGGATGAGGCCCTCTTTGATGATGCGTCAAAGTGTAACACTCTTTCGAAAATTTCGGGAGCCGATCTTGTCATTGCCCATATGTCAGGCTCTAATCCTGATGTAGCCTTTAAAGCGGGCTATGCCAAGGGACTTAATAAAAAAATGATTCTGCTTTCCTCCAAAGAGGGTGATATTCCGCAAGATCTATCAGACTCAAAGCACATTGTTTATTCCGGTGATGTTGAAAGTTTGAAAAAAGAACTGGAGAAGGAAATTTCAGAAAGCCTGGAAGAGAAAGATAAAAGAGATGATGAAATTCTCTGGAATAAGTTAATGATGTAA
- a CDS encoding SDR family oxidoreductase, whose translation MLNVLITGANRGIGLELSRQFSERGDQVIAVCRNSSPGLDELHVGVISGIDVRDDSSVKSLAKKLSGRRIDILINNAGILQSDSLDKLDFESMKSQFDVNALGPLRVSSALLPNLKKGSKLIVITSRMGSIADNSSGAYYGYRMSKAALNMAAMNLARDLYKKSISVGILHPGMVATKMTGGQGISPVESVRGLINRIEALGLKKSGTFWHANGEELPW comes from the coding sequence ATGTTAAATGTTTTAATTACCGGCGCCAACCGTGGAATAGGCCTTGAACTGAGCCGTCAATTTTCGGAAAGGGGAGATCAGGTAATTGCAGTATGCCGGAATTCATCGCCCGGGCTTGATGAACTTCATGTAGGCGTCATTTCCGGTATTGACGTGAGGGATGATTCCTCTGTAAAGTCACTGGCTAAAAAATTAAGTGGCAGGCGAATCGATATTTTGATCAATAATGCGGGCATTCTGCAAAGCGACAGTCTTGATAAACTCGATTTTGAAAGTATGAAAAGCCAGTTCGATGTCAATGCCCTTGGTCCGCTCCGGGTAAGCTCGGCGCTGCTTCCTAATCTCAAAAAAGGTTCCAAATTGATCGTTATTACAAGCAGGATGGGCTCTATAGCTGATAACTCTTCAGGTGCTTACTATGGGTACAGGATGTCGAAGGCTGCCCTTAACATGGCCGCCATGAATCTGGCCAGGGACCTTTATAAAAAAAGTATTTCCGTTGGAATACTCCACCCCGGCATGGTAGCAACTAAGATGACGGGAGGGCAGGGAATATCTCCCGTCGAGTCGGTAAGAGGTCTTATCAACCGGATTGAAGCCCTGGGCCTTAAAAAGAGCGGCACTTTCTGGCATGCTAATGGCGAGGAGCTCCCCTGGTAG
- a CDS encoding PCP reductase family protein: protein MTITWTPDAEELINKAPLFIRPMVKKKIEKIAGEKGFTTIEVDLVKEIKAAMMEKSQH from the coding sequence ATGACTATTACATGGACCCCTGATGCGGAAGAACTTATTAATAAAGCCCCCCTGTTTATAAGACCCATGGTAAAAAAGAAAATAGAAAAAATTGCCGGGGAGAAAGGTTTTACGACAATAGAAGTCGACCTGGTTAAAGAAATAAAAGCAGCAATGATGGAAAAGAGTCAACACTAA
- the yaaA gene encoding peroxide stress protein YaaA has product MLVLLSPAKTLNFEKERTFKNYTLPLFLHKSALLIEKLREMTPDDISSLMKLGEKLADLNYERFQDWSIPFTPENAKAAIMAFTGDVYEGLNAREFNDEDFDFTQNHLRILSGLYGILKPLDLIQPYRLEIGLSLCTFAGKNLYSFWGNTITDAINDSVKGEEEPVLINLASQEYFKAVNKNALRARLITPVFKELRDGKYRIISFSAKKARGLMANYIIKNRLTDADHIKSFHAGSYSFKESISSGDEWIFTRER; this is encoded by the coding sequence ATGCTTGTTCTCCTCTCCCCTGCCAAAACCCTTAACTTCGAAAAGGAAAGAACCTTCAAAAACTATACATTGCCTCTCTTTCTCCATAAGTCAGCACTCCTTATTGAGAAATTGAGGGAGATGACTCCCGACGATATTTCATCCCTAATGAAGCTTGGCGAAAAACTGGCTGACCTCAATTACGAACGATTCCAGGACTGGTCTATACCCTTTACTCCTGAAAATGCAAAGGCTGCCATTATGGCCTTTACAGGAGATGTCTATGAAGGCCTTAATGCCAGGGAATTTAACGATGAAGATTTTGACTTTACTCAAAACCACCTTCGAATCCTTTCGGGTCTTTATGGAATTCTAAAGCCACTTGACCTGATCCAGCCCTATCGTCTCGAAATAGGACTATCTCTGTGCACATTTGCGGGGAAAAATCTCTACAGCTTCTGGGGCAATACAATAACCGATGCAATTAATGATTCTGTAAAAGGCGAGGAAGAACCTGTCCTTATAAACCTTGCATCGCAGGAGTATTTTAAAGCTGTAAACAAGAATGCGCTCAGGGCCAGGTTGATTACTCCCGTTTTCAAGGAACTAAGGGATGGAAAATACAGGATAATTTCCTTTTCAGCCAAAAAGGCACGCGGTCTTATGGCAAACTATATCATCAAGAACCGCTTAACTGATGCAGATCATATAAAATCATTCCATGCCGGTAGCTACTCCTTTAAAGAATCAATCTCTTCGGGTGATGAATGGATTTTTACAAGGGAAAGATAG